The window TCGAGTGCGAATCCGTGGTTCTGCGCGGTGATCGCCACGGTACCGGTCGCATGGTCGATGACCGGCACGTTGATGCCGCGGTGGCCGAACACCATCTTGTAGGTGGACCGGCCGAGGGCACGCCCCAGGATCTGATTGCCGAAACAGATTCCGAACAGCGGGATTCCGGCCCCCAGGACCTCCCGGGTGACCCCGACGACGTGGTCGGCGGTGGCCGGATCGCCGGGCCCGTTGGACAAGAAAACCCCGTCGGGCTCGAGGTCGGCGATCTGGTCGAACGTCGCCGAGGACGACAGCACGTGGGTCCTGATGCCGCGCAATGCGAAGTTGCGCGGGGTGTTGGTCTTGATTCCGAGGTCGAGTGCGGCCACGTTGAGGCGCGGCGCCCCTTCGGGTTCGACGACGTAGCTCTGCTCGGTGCTCACTTCGCCGGCGAGGTCGGCGCCCAGCATGGCCGGTTGGCTGCGCACCCGACGCACCAACTCGTCGGTGTCCGCCAGCGCCGGACCGGAGAACACGCCGGCCTTCATCGACCCGCGGTCGCGCAGGTGCCGCACCACCGCGCGGGTGTCCGCACCGGCGATGCCCACGATGCGCTGCCGCTTGAGTTCGTCCTCGAGCGTCCCGGTGGCGCGCCAGTTCGAGGCCCGCGGCGACGGGTCGCGCACCACGTATCCGGCCACCCAGATCTTGTCGCCGCGGCTTTCGGCGTCCTCGTGGTTCCAGCCGGTGTTGCCGATCTGCGGCGCGGTGGCCACCACGATCTGCCGGTGATAGCTCGGGTCGGTCAGCGTCTCCTGGTAGCCGGACATCCCGGTGGAGAACACCGCTTCGCCGAGAGTCTCGCCGACCGCGCCGTATTCGGTGCCGGTGTAGACTCGGCCGTCCTCCAGCACGAGATGGGCTTTCCCAGTCACACTGCCTCTCCTATCCATCTGGCGTACTCGCCGCGGTCGTCGCCGCGAAATCCGGTGTTTATCTCGGTGCCCGAGAGCAGCCGCCAGCGGATCGCCAGCATCCCCGCCGACTCGGCCTCGCCCCGGCCCGGGATCACCTTGCCGGCCAGCGCCCGTTCGGTACGTACCGCCGTGATCGACTCCTGGGGCATCCAGATCGGAGTCGCCCCCGAGCGCTCCAGCAGGATGCCCTCGGGATAGCGGGTCAACACCGCCTTCGATCGATATCCCAAGTCCCCGACGGCGATACGATCCAGCCAGTCGCCGCCGAGAGTGCTGCCCACATACAGCCCGCGGGTGGGCGCGACGGTGGCCGGGCCCAACATGTCCGGCAGCGGCGGAAACTGGCCGAGCAGTTCACTCTGCCGCAGCGCGCGGTTGCGCCAGCCGCGCATCATCCGGCGGATCACCGCACCGATGATCACGACGATG is drawn from Candidatus Mycolicibacterium alkanivorans and contains these coding sequences:
- the carA gene encoding glutamine-hydrolyzing carbamoyl-phosphate synthase small subunit, encoding MTGKAHLVLEDGRVYTGTEYGAVGETLGEAVFSTGMSGYQETLTDPSYHRQIVVATAPQIGNTGWNHEDAESRGDKIWVAGYVVRDPSPRASNWRATGTLEDELKRQRIVGIAGADTRAVVRHLRDRGSMKAGVFSGPALADTDELVRRVRSQPAMLGADLAGEVSTEQSYVVEPEGAPRLNVAALDLGIKTNTPRNFALRGIRTHVLSSSATFDQIADLEPDGVFLSNGPGDPATADHVVGVTREVLGAGIPLFGICFGNQILGRALGRSTYKMVFGHRGINVPVIDHATGTVAITAQNHGFALEGEAGERFDTDFGPAMVSHTCANDGVVEGIKLVDGKAFSVQYHPEGAAGPHDANYLFDQFVELMEGGNR
- a CDS encoding PH-like domain-containing protein → MNTGTAVATFVFALFIVVIIGAVIRRMMRGWRNRALRQSELLGQFPPLPDMLGPATVAPTRGLYVGSTLGGDWLDRIAVGDLGYRSKAVLTRYPEGILLERSGATPIWMPQESITAVRTERALAGKVIPGRGEAESAGMLAIRWRLLSGTEINTGFRGDDRGEYARWIGEAV